A single window of uncultured Cohaesibacter sp. DNA harbors:
- a CDS encoding HlyD family secretion protein: MSARNAKVGREAETAPKTERYEAPPKAANDEPDLETESAEKRPRRIGRFALMIIVPLMLVAGGGWVWLTGGRFEETDNAYAQQTKIAISADVSGRIQSVDVAENQKVSEGDVLFTLDPEPFQIAVDQAKASLGKIRLDVEQLKVNYHTAVALLAAARDTLKVQQELYDRRAILAEKGVTSNNSLEELKLSLLEAKSAVTSAEKTVDNRLAALGGDPTLATDDHPLVRSAIAELKLAERNLTKTTVKAPGTGVINQIDDMNVGQYVTAGTSMASLFEVDKTWVDANFKETQLEHINIGMPVEVTFDAYPNDHFKGRVTSISSGTGAEFALIPAQNATGNWVKVVQRVPVRIEADEDAFSDRLRSGMSAVVSVDTGKTTLDRL; encoded by the coding sequence ATGAGTGCCAGAAACGCAAAAGTGGGCAGAGAGGCCGAGACCGCTCCCAAGACGGAACGGTACGAGGCCCCACCAAAAGCCGCAAATGATGAACCCGATCTTGAAACCGAAAGTGCTGAAAAACGGCCAAGACGGATCGGCCGGTTCGCATTGATGATCATTGTTCCCCTGATGCTGGTCGCCGGTGGCGGCTGGGTCTGGTTGACCGGTGGCCGTTTTGAGGAAACGGACAATGCTTACGCCCAGCAGACCAAGATTGCCATTTCCGCCGATGTTTCGGGCCGGATCCAGTCCGTTGATGTTGCCGAGAACCAGAAAGTGAGTGAAGGCGACGTGCTGTTCACCCTCGATCCTGAGCCGTTTCAAATTGCGGTTGATCAGGCCAAGGCCTCTCTGGGAAAAATCCGTCTCGATGTGGAACAGCTCAAAGTCAATTATCACACTGCCGTGGCTTTGCTGGCCGCTGCTCGGGACACTTTGAAGGTCCAGCAGGAGCTCTATGATCGCCGCGCCATTCTGGCGGAAAAAGGGGTTACGTCCAACAACAGCCTCGAAGAGCTGAAACTGTCGTTGCTTGAAGCCAAAAGTGCGGTGACGTCGGCGGAAAAAACAGTCGATAATCGTCTTGCTGCGCTTGGTGGTGATCCGACCCTTGCGACGGACGATCATCCACTTGTGCGCTCTGCCATCGCCGAGTTGAAGCTCGCAGAACGCAACCTGACCAAGACGACGGTCAAGGCTCCGGGTACAGGTGTGATCAACCAGATCGACGATATGAATGTGGGCCAGTATGTGACGGCCGGTACCTCGATGGCCAGCCTGTTCGAGGTCGACAAGACCTGGGTTGATGCCAATTTCAAGGAAACCCAGCTGGAGCATATCAATATCGGCATGCCTGTCGAGGTGACCTTCGATGCCTATCCGAATGATCATTTCAAGGGTCGGGTGACGAGCATCAGCTCGGGTACGGGGGCAGAATTCGCGCTCATTCCGGCGCAGAATGCGACCGGCAACTGGGTGAAAGTGGTGCAACGGGTTCCGGTGCGGATTGAGGCCGACGAGGACGCGTTCTCCGACCGGCTGAGATCCGGCATGAGCGCTGTGGTTAGCGTCGATACCGGCAAGACGACCCTCGATAGACTTTAA
- a CDS encoding MarR family transcriptional regulator has protein sequence MKPVTVNDADIQIGYLIFEVSKLIRRQFEEEAKAFGLTLQQSRVIGFLHKHPSGQSQASIACAIDSDPMTLSGILDRLEKRGVVERGPDPSDSRAKLAKLTDVGEELFVQVRAVGEGIGRRLHERALSHLDQSQLDTLINGLTVIRDELSATSPDQKEETK, from the coding sequence ATGAAACCAGTGACCGTAAACGATGCCGATATTCAGATTGGCTATCTGATATTCGAGGTGTCCAAGCTGATCCGCCGCCAGTTCGAGGAGGAGGCAAAGGCTTTTGGCCTGACCCTTCAGCAATCCCGGGTGATCGGATTTCTGCACAAGCACCCGTCCGGTCAGTCCCAAGCCAGCATAGCCTGCGCGATCGACAGCGATCCGATGACCCTGAGCGGAATTCTCGACAGGCTCGAGAAGCGTGGCGTTGTTGAGAGAGGTCCTGATCCGTCGGATAGCCGAGCCAAACTGGCGAAACTGACGGATGTGGGAGAAGAGCTGTTTGTTCAGGTCAGAGCCGTCGGGGAGGGTATCGGACGGCGCCTGCATGAACGGGCGCTTTCCCATCTCGACCAATCCCAGCTCGACACCTTGATCAACGGTCTAACTGTCATCCGCGACGAGTTGAGCGCGACCTCCCCAGATCAGAAAGAAGAGACCAAATGA
- a CDS encoding EamA family transporter: protein MKASGPLMLYLTGFGALLSGLLQPFLWREIRTEDIWLFLGIALFGTLGATLITQAFRFAPAPVVAPFDYTSLIWATLLGWLLWDEIPDLATYIGAGIIVLSGLLILIRERKLDRSV, encoded by the coding sequence ATGAAAGCGTCTGGACCCCTGATGCTCTATCTCACCGGCTTCGGTGCTTTGCTCAGCGGGCTTCTGCAGCCCTTCCTCTGGCGCGAGATCCGCACGGAAGACATCTGGCTCTTTCTGGGTATAGCCCTGTTCGGTACATTGGGCGCGACCTTGATAACTCAGGCCTTCCGCTTCGCTCCCGCCCCGGTGGTTGCCCCGTTCGACTATACTTCCCTGATCTGGGCAACACTTCTGGGTTGGCTGCTCTGGGACGAGATCCCCGACCTTGCCACCTATATTGGCGCGGGCATCATCGTCCTCAGCGGCCTTCTCATCCTGATCAGGGAACGAAAGCTCGACCGATCAGTCTGA
- a CDS encoding acyl-CoA thioesterase, translated as MPADTNPSGDIFGGWLMSQMDLAAGNMAGRVCQGRGATVAVEAMQFLRPVKVGDEVTIYATLKEVGRTSMRIHIDVWARPRYSEKSEKVTNALFVFVALDEEGKPRPVLEGSD; from the coding sequence ATGCCTGCCGATACGAACCCTTCGGGCGATATCTTTGGCGGCTGGCTGATGTCGCAGATGGACCTTGCCGCTGGCAACATGGCAGGGCGCGTCTGTCAGGGGCGCGGGGCAACGGTTGCCGTTGAGGCGATGCAGTTCCTACGGCCGGTCAAGGTGGGGGATGAGGTGACGATTTATGCCACCCTCAAGGAAGTCGGTCGGACGTCGATGCGCATTCATATTGATGTTTGGGCCCGGCCGCGCTATTCGGAAAAGTCCGAAAAGGTGACGAACGCCCTGTTCGTCTTTGTCGCGCTTGATGAAGAAGGAAAACCCCGTCCAGTGCTTGAAGGCTCAGACTGA
- a CDS encoding glycosyltransferase family 39 protein: MIRSEGRETGGFSLYAFVEANAALLFWGFALFHLVFWTLVPALTYGNLPLDVIELVTWGHEWQLGYFKHPPMPSWLLEGATLLFGSAEWPAYLLSQLSIVTAFWVIWRLGREVMGDVAALIAVLLTSLIYFYNFPTPEFNHNVLQIPIWALMGLAAWWAFTGDRLRDWLLLGVLVGLAVYVKYSMAVFVIVLFAFLIVEPSLRRRLLSKGLWLAALLAVIIATPHLVWLVQSDFISLAYASDRSKHLVGVLSRVAGPVEFLLTQLAHHGGLILVLLLGGAFLPFGRGHLTEAVSFRADGRLFRRFILWIALMPVLFTALLSGIAGTAMRPMWATPMFSFTALAVLALAKTAFYKERFRWMAIGWAVLYVGVLIAVASMGLFGSHFTRKPLRMDWPGKEMASHFGQLWQDQTGAHLRFVGGDAWLAGNVSFYAEARPSLVHLDDMAKSPWVSRTDVDCSGVLILWSQKDGGEPTMPTNLAVAQDRITAKGVEPFVWKVQDRPFQIGWAIEAPDAQRCE; the protein is encoded by the coding sequence ATGATCAGATCTGAAGGTCGAGAAACGGGCGGGTTTTCGCTCTATGCTTTTGTCGAGGCCAATGCCGCCCTGTTGTTCTGGGGCTTTGCGCTCTTTCATCTCGTTTTCTGGACGCTCGTTCCAGCGCTGACGTACGGCAATCTGCCGCTTGATGTCATCGAGCTGGTGACATGGGGGCATGAATGGCAGCTTGGCTATTTCAAGCATCCTCCGATGCCGTCATGGCTGCTTGAAGGTGCTACCCTGCTGTTTGGTTCTGCCGAATGGCCCGCTTATCTCCTCAGCCAGCTCTCGATTGTGACCGCCTTCTGGGTGATCTGGCGCCTGGGGCGGGAGGTTATGGGCGATGTGGCGGCGCTGATTGCCGTGCTGCTGACGTCCCTGATCTATTTCTATAATTTCCCGACGCCGGAGTTCAATCACAACGTCCTGCAGATCCCGATCTGGGCGTTGATGGGCCTTGCGGCCTGGTGGGCCTTCACCGGCGACCGGCTCCGTGACTGGTTGCTGCTTGGGGTGTTGGTCGGTCTGGCGGTTTATGTGAAATATTCGATGGCGGTTTTTGTCATCGTGCTGTTTGCTTTCCTCATTGTTGAACCCTCCTTGCGGCGGCGCCTGCTGAGCAAGGGCCTGTGGCTTGCGGCGCTTCTGGCGGTGATCATCGCGACCCCACATCTGGTCTGGCTTGTCCAGAGTGATTTCATTTCGCTTGCCTATGCCTCCGATCGCTCAAAGCATCTTGTTGGAGTACTGAGCCGGGTGGCTGGACCGGTGGAGTTTCTGCTGACGCAACTTGCCCATCATGGAGGATTGATCCTCGTTCTGCTGCTTGGTGGAGCTTTTCTGCCGTTCGGACGAGGCCATCTCACCGAAGCGGTGTCCTTCCGGGCAGATGGCAGGCTTTTCCGTCGCTTCATCCTCTGGATCGCATTGATGCCGGTCCTCTTTACGGCGCTCTTGTCAGGGATTGCGGGCACGGCCATGCGACCCATGTGGGCGACGCCGATGTTCTCCTTCACCGCGCTTGCCGTGTTAGCTCTTGCAAAGACGGCCTTTTATAAAGAGCGGTTCCGATGGATGGCCATCGGCTGGGCCGTTCTCTATGTCGGGGTTCTGATCGCGGTTGCGTCCATGGGGCTGTTCGGCTCCCATTTCACCCGAAAGCCACTGAGGATGGACTGGCCCGGCAAGGAGATGGCAAGTCACTTCGGCCAGCTCTGGCAGGATCAGACCGGAGCGCACTTGCGTTTTGTCGGTGGTGATGCGTGGCTTGCCGGGAATGTCTCCTTTTACGCGGAGGCGCGTCCTTCTCTTGTCCATCTGGACGATATGGCAAAGAGCCCCTGGGTGAGCCGGACTGATGTGGATTGCTCCGGCGTGCTGATCCTTTGGAGCCAGAAAGATGGTGGTGAGCCAACCATGCCGACCAATCTTGCCGTTGCGCAGGACAGGATCACGGCGAAGGGTGTTGAGCCATTTGTCTGGAAGGTGCAGGACCGCCCGTTCCAGATCGGATGGGCAATTGAAGCACCCGATGCTCAGCGTTGCGAGTGA
- a CDS encoding GtrA family protein, which translates to MSMIRFNLKEFWMMVRFGVVGILATVIHMSVASGLVHFDVTGVFPANLIAYLIAFCVAFSGHFFWSFRSESQFMQALRRYFIISASAFAVNNVVLLGLVSSGVLSKVASVLIAAAIVPAISYVASRLWGFRQAPGRGVT; encoded by the coding sequence ATGAGCATGATCCGCTTCAATCTCAAAGAATTCTGGATGATGGTCCGCTTTGGCGTGGTTGGTATCCTTGCGACCGTCATTCACATGAGCGTGGCGTCTGGGCTGGTGCATTTTGATGTCACCGGCGTCTTTCCCGCCAATCTGATCGCCTATCTCATTGCCTTCTGCGTGGCCTTCTCTGGGCATTTCTTCTGGAGCTTCAGGTCCGAAAGCCAGTTCATGCAGGCGCTGCGGCGGTATTTCATTATCTCGGCGAGCGCATTTGCGGTGAACAATGTGGTGCTGCTCGGGCTTGTCAGCAGCGGCGTGTTGAGCAAGGTTGCCAGCGTGCTGATTGCTGCGGCGATTGTGCCCGCGATTTCCTATGTTGCGAGCCGCTTGTGGGGCTTTCGGCAGGCACCCGGTCGTGGGGTTACCTGA
- a CDS encoding glycosyltransferase family 2 protein — protein sequence MTKNASQKLNASTQTSDSPRTRRDGPVCLSIVVPVYNEESGIQPFLDVVVPMLAGIGEAFEILFVNDGSRDMTYQALHMACSADPRVRMIDLARNFGKEAALSAGLDFSKGDVVIPMDVDLQDPPELIPQFLAKWREGYDVVNGVRVDRSMDTTMKRNSAGLFYWLFNKLSPMHLPHNVGDYRLLDRQVVEAIKRMPERNRFLKGIFAWVGFRTVEIPFVRPERTVGSSSWNYWKLWNFALDGVIGYSSAPLRIWTYAGFVLAFFSLLYGLFVVLKTLFLGVDVPGYASLMTVILFLSGIQIISLGVIGEYISRIFVEVKQRPLYLVREFYVRPDDDGEEGLFP from the coding sequence GTGACGAAAAACGCCTCTCAAAAACTGAATGCCTCAACGCAGACTTCCGATAGTCCTCGCACTCGGCGGGATGGTCCGGTTTGTCTTTCGATTGTGGTGCCCGTCTACAACGAAGAAAGTGGCATTCAGCCCTTTCTCGATGTGGTCGTCCCCATGCTTGCGGGGATTGGTGAAGCGTTCGAGATTCTGTTCGTCAATGACGGCAGTCGGGACATGACCTATCAGGCGCTGCACATGGCGTGCTCTGCTGACCCTCGGGTGCGGATGATTGATCTTGCCAGAAATTTCGGCAAGGAAGCGGCGCTTTCCGCCGGGCTGGATTTCTCCAAGGGAGATGTGGTCATTCCGATGGATGTGGATCTGCAGGATCCGCCCGAGCTCATCCCGCAGTTTCTGGCGAAATGGCGCGAAGGCTATGATGTGGTCAACGGGGTACGCGTGGACCGGTCGATGGATACGACCATGAAGCGCAACAGTGCGGGACTGTTCTACTGGCTGTTCAATAAGCTCTCGCCCATGCATCTGCCCCACAATGTGGGCGATTACCGGCTTCTGGATCGACAGGTGGTCGAGGCGATCAAGAGGATGCCCGAGCGCAATCGCTTTCTGAAGGGCATCTTTGCCTGGGTGGGCTTTCGCACCGTTGAAATCCCGTTCGTGCGGCCCGAGCGCACGGTCGGATCGTCGAGCTGGAATTACTGGAAGCTGTGGAATTTTGCCCTTGATGGAGTGATTGGCTATTCCTCAGCGCCTTTGCGGATCTGGACCTATGCCGGGTTCGTGCTGGCGTTCTTCTCGCTGCTCTATGGTCTGTTTGTTGTGCTGAAGACGCTGTTTTTGGGGGTTGATGTTCCCGGCTATGCCTCGCTGATGACCGTCATCCTGTTTCTCAGTGGTATTCAGATCATCTCGCTCGGGGTCATTGGCGAATATATCAGCCGGATCTTTGTTGAGGTAAAGCAGAGGCCACTCTATCTGGTGCGCGAGTTCTACGTCCGCCCGGATGATGATGGTGAAGAGGGGCTCTTCCCTTGA